In Serratia marcescens subsp. marcescens ATCC 13880, a single genomic region encodes these proteins:
- the rpoN gene encoding RNA polymerase factor sigma-54 produces the protein MKQGLQLRLSQQLAMTPQLQQAIRLLQLSTLELQQEIQLALESNPLLEQTDLHDEIDAKETQETEGLDTREALEQKDMPEELPLDATWDEIYTAGTPSGTGTDYSDDELPVYQGETTQTLQDYLMWQVDLTPFSDTDAAIATSIVDAVDDTGYLTVPLEDILESLGDENVTLEEVEAVLKRVQRFDPIGVAARDLRDCLLVQLSQYAKDTPYLAEARLIISDHLDLLANHDFRSLMRSTRLKEDTLKEAMLLIQSLDPRPGQSINTGESEYVIPDVLVRKTQNKWTVELNGDSVPRLKINQQYAALGNSARSEADGQFIRSNLQEAKWLIKSLESRNETLLKVTRCIVDQQQAFFEQGEEFMKPMVLADIAQAVEMHESTISRVTTQKFLHSPRGIFELKYFFSSHVNTDSGGEASSTAIRALVKKLIAAENPAKPLSDSKLATLLADQGIIVARRTVAKYRESLSIPPSNQRKQLV, from the coding sequence ATGAAGCAAGGTTTGCAACTCAGGCTCAGTCAACAGCTGGCCATGACTCCTCAGCTCCAGCAGGCGATCCGCCTGCTGCAGTTGTCCACGCTTGAGCTTCAACAAGAGATCCAGCTGGCGCTGGAGAGCAATCCGCTGCTTGAACAGACCGATCTGCACGACGAAATCGACGCCAAAGAAACCCAGGAGACCGAGGGGCTCGATACCCGCGAGGCGCTGGAACAGAAAGACATGCCGGAAGAGCTGCCGCTGGACGCCACCTGGGATGAGATCTACACCGCTGGCACGCCGTCCGGCACCGGCACCGACTACAGCGACGACGAGCTGCCGGTCTATCAGGGCGAGACCACCCAAACGCTGCAGGATTACCTGATGTGGCAGGTGGATCTGACGCCGTTTTCCGATACCGACGCCGCCATCGCCACCTCCATCGTCGACGCGGTGGACGACACCGGCTATCTCACCGTGCCGCTGGAAGACATTCTGGAAAGCCTGGGCGACGAAAACGTGACCCTCGAGGAAGTCGAGGCGGTGTTGAAGCGCGTGCAGCGTTTCGATCCGATCGGCGTCGCCGCGCGCGATCTGCGCGATTGCCTGCTGGTGCAGCTCTCCCAATACGCCAAAGACACCCCTTACCTGGCCGAAGCGCGGCTGATCATCAGCGACCATCTGGATCTGCTGGCCAACCATGACTTTCGCAGCCTGATGCGATCAACCCGGCTAAAAGAAGATACACTGAAAGAAGCGATGCTGCTGATTCAGTCGCTCGATCCGCGCCCGGGGCAGTCGATCAATACCGGCGAATCGGAATACGTGATCCCGGACGTGCTGGTGCGCAAGACGCAGAACAAATGGACGGTCGAGCTCAACGGCGACAGCGTGCCGCGTTTGAAGATCAATCAGCAATACGCAGCGCTGGGCAACAGCGCCCGCAGCGAAGCCGACGGCCAGTTCATCCGCAGCAACCTGCAGGAAGCCAAGTGGCTGATTAAAAGCCTGGAGAGCCGTAACGAGACGCTGCTGAAGGTCACCCGCTGCATCGTCGATCAGCAGCAGGCGTTCTTCGAGCAAGGCGAAGAGTTTATGAAACCCATGGTGCTGGCGGATATCGCCCAGGCCGTGGAGATGCATGAATCGACGATCTCGCGCGTCACCACGCAGAAGTTTCTGCACAGCCCGCGCGGCATTTTCGAATTGAAATATTTCTTCTCCAGCCACGTGAATACCGACAGCGGCGGCGAAGCCTCCTCGACGGCGATCCGCGCATTGGTGAAGAAATTGATTGCGGCGGAAAACCCCGCCAAACCACTCAGCGACAGCAAGCTGGCCACCCTGCTCGCCGATCAGGGGATCATCGTGGCGCGGCGCACCGTCGCCAAGTACCGAGAGTCTTTGTCCATCCCGCCGTCGAACCAGCGTAAACAGTTGGTTTGA
- the hpf gene encoding ribosome hibernation promoting factor has protein sequence MQLNITGHHIEITDPLREFVNNKFAKLEQYFDRINQVYVVLSVEKVQQIAEATVHVNGGELHATSEDENMYAAIDTLIDKLARQLNKHKDKLKQH, from the coding sequence ATGCAGCTCAACATTACCGGACACCACATCGAAATCACCGATCCGTTGCGCGAGTTCGTGAACAACAAGTTCGCCAAACTCGAACAGTATTTTGATCGCATCAATCAGGTGTATGTTGTATTAAGTGTGGAAAAAGTGCAGCAAATTGCGGAAGCAACGGTGCACGTGAATGGAGGCGAGTTGCACGCCACCTCGGAAGACGAGAATATGTATGCCGCAATTGATACGCTGATCGACAAATTGGCACGTCAATTGAACAAACATAAAGACAAATTGAAGCAACACTGA
- the ptsN gene encoding PTS IIA-like nitrogen regulatory protein PtsN, with translation MNNEYMQLSSVLNIECTKSSVHCTSKKRALEIISELAAKQLNLPSQVVFDAVLTRERMGSTGIGNGIAIPHGKLEEDTLRAVGVFIRLDQPIAFDAIDNQPVDLLFALLVPADQCKTHLHTLSLVAKRLADKTVCRRLRAAQSDEELYQIITE, from the coding sequence ATGAACAACGAATATATGCAATTAAGCTCGGTGTTAAACATCGAGTGCACCAAAAGCTCGGTACACTGCACCAGCAAGAAGCGGGCTTTGGAAATTATCAGCGAACTGGCCGCCAAACAGCTCAATCTGCCTTCGCAGGTGGTGTTTGACGCGGTTCTCACCCGGGAACGCATGGGCAGCACCGGTATCGGCAACGGTATCGCCATTCCCCACGGCAAACTGGAAGAGGACACACTGCGGGCCGTTGGCGTGTTTATCCGTCTCGACCAACCCATCGCTTTCGACGCTATCGACAACCAGCCGGTCGACCTGCTGTTCGCGCTATTGGTGCCTGCCGATCAGTGCAAAACCCATTTGCATACCCTGTCGCTGGTCGCCAAACGCCTGGCCGACAAAACCGTATGTCGCCGCCTGCGCGCCGCGCAAAGCGACGAAGAACTTTACCAAATCATCACCGAGTGA
- the rapZ gene encoding RNase adapter RapZ — protein sequence MVLMIVSGRSGSGKSVALRALEDMGFYCVDNLPVVLLPQLANTLAERNISAAVSIDVRNMPESPEVFEYAMTQLPDSFSPQLLFLDADRNTLIRRYSDTRRLHPLSSKNLSLESAIDEESDLLEPLRSRADLIIDTSEMSVHELAEMLRTRLLGKRERELTMVFESFGFKHGIPIDADYVFDVRFLPNPHWDPKLRPMTGLDKPVASFLDRHTEVHNFIYQTRSYLEQWLPMLETNNRSYLTVAIGCTGGKHRSVYVAEQLADYFRSRGKNVQSRHRTLEKRKQ from the coding sequence ATGGTGCTGATGATTGTCAGCGGCCGTTCCGGTTCCGGAAAATCCGTCGCCTTGCGGGCGCTGGAAGACATGGGTTTTTACTGCGTTGACAACCTGCCGGTGGTCCTGCTGCCGCAGCTCGCCAATACGCTGGCGGAACGCAATATCTCCGCAGCGGTCAGCATCGACGTGCGCAACATGCCGGAATCGCCGGAAGTGTTCGAATACGCGATGACTCAGCTGCCGGACAGCTTCTCACCGCAGCTGCTGTTCCTCGACGCCGATCGCAACACGCTGATCCGCCGTTACAGCGACACCCGCCGCCTGCATCCGCTCTCCAGCAAAAACCTGTCGCTGGAAAGCGCGATCGACGAAGAAAGCGATCTGCTCGAACCGCTGCGCTCGCGGGCCGACCTGATTATCGACACCTCGGAAATGTCGGTGCACGAACTGGCCGAAATGCTGCGCACCCGCCTGCTGGGCAAGCGCGAGCGCGAACTGACCATGGTGTTCGAATCCTTCGGTTTCAAACACGGCATCCCGATCGACGCCGACTACGTGTTCGACGTGCGCTTCCTGCCGAACCCGCACTGGGATCCGAAGCTGCGGCCGATGACCGGTCTGGACAAGCCGGTAGCGTCGTTCCTCGATCGCCATACCGAAGTGCACAACTTCATCTACCAGACCCGCAGCTACCTGGAGCAATGGCTGCCGATGCTGGAAACCAACAACCGCAGCTACCTGACGGTCGCCATCGGCTGTACCGGCGGCAAGCACCGCTCGGTGTACGTGGCGGAACAGCTGGCCGATTACTTCCGCTCGCGCGGCAAGAACGTGCAGTCGCGCCACCGCACGCTGGAAAAGCGTAAACAATGA
- the npr gene encoding PTS phosphocarrier protein NPr, which translates to MTVKQTVEIKNKLGMHARPAMKLFELVQSFDAEVMLRNESGTEAEASSVIALLMLDSAQGRHIEVEATGPDEVNALAAVVELFNSGFDED; encoded by the coding sequence ATGACGGTCAAACAGACGGTTGAAATCAAAAACAAACTGGGCATGCACGCGCGCCCGGCGATGAAGCTGTTCGAACTGGTGCAAAGCTTCGATGCGGAAGTGATGCTGCGCAACGAAAGCGGCACCGAGGCCGAAGCCAGCAGCGTCATCGCGCTGCTGATGCTGGACTCCGCCCAGGGCCGGCATATCGAAGTCGAAGCGACCGGCCCCGACGAAGTCAACGCGCTGGCGGCGGTGGTCGAGCTGTTCAACTCCGGGTTTGATGAAGATTAG
- a CDS encoding type II toxin-antitoxin system HigB family toxin, giving the protein MHIISREPFNNATKQYPNEATALEAIYKALRRGEFRTPDELKALFPSLDRMKYKEKWWVIDVGGNHLRILFFASFETQKVFIKHIVSHAEYDKLMQHYRRSSS; this is encoded by the coding sequence ATGCATATCATTTCCAGGGAACCGTTCAATAACGCAACGAAGCAATATCCCAATGAAGCCACTGCTCTCGAGGCCATTTATAAAGCATTGCGACGGGGCGAGTTCCGCACGCCGGACGAGTTAAAAGCGCTTTTTCCTTCGCTCGATCGTATGAAATACAAAGAGAAATGGTGGGTCATTGACGTCGGCGGCAACCACCTGCGGATCTTGTTCTTTGCCAGCTTCGAGACACAGAAAGTCTTCATAAAGCATATCGTTAGCCACGCCGAATACGACAAGCTGATGCAGCACTATCGAAGGAGTTCATCATGA
- a CDS encoding helix-turn-helix domain-containing protein translates to MITDAIKAADALLRAVPLLQGSRAQQDYREALELVEYLLENDEHHPLIDMLAKKIAEYEDNSAEFTAFNQRIAQLPQGVAALRVLMEQHQLSQSDFEHEIGKKSLVNQILNGKRSLTIPHIMALAKRFNLPPALFLPEAD, encoded by the coding sequence ATGATTACAGATGCCATTAAGGCGGCCGATGCGCTACTGCGCGCCGTGCCCTTGTTGCAGGGCAGCCGCGCTCAGCAAGACTACCGGGAAGCGCTTGAATTGGTGGAATACCTGCTGGAAAACGACGAACACCATCCGCTGATTGACATGCTGGCAAAAAAGATCGCCGAATATGAAGACAACAGCGCCGAATTTACCGCATTCAACCAGCGTATCGCCCAGTTACCACAGGGGGTAGCCGCGCTTCGCGTCCTTATGGAACAGCACCAACTCAGCCAAAGTGATTTTGAACATGAGATCGGTAAAAAGTCGTTGGTTAACCAAATCCTGAACGGTAAAAGATCGCTGACCATTCCGCACATTATGGCGCTGGCCAAGCGTTTCAATCTGCCCCCGGCCCTGTTCCTGCCGGAAGCGGATTAG
- a CDS encoding BglG family transcription antiterminator, translating into MVRFPYPRLAYLFDALQTETLPQDELAKRFAVSTRTVRADITALNEILDKYGARFVHSRGAGYRLQVDNAALFSALQHQERRKQVTPRSAQERVHYLLVRFLTSAFSLKLEDLADEWFVSRGTLQNDMAEVRERLAHYQLTIETKPRYGMKLFGAEMAIRACLTDLLFQLQLADAENPLLNNEILLQPQVAAFAGLLHPLLSQYAIRLTDEGEQYLIFYCAVALRRINDGYPLPDFEVEDGDEAVRQVSTRLAAELRAVSGKEISMAEEAYLRVNIAARRVQDVQPTEINADDEEALVDYILSYINAHYNYNLQGDEQLRADLLTHIKTMITRVKYQINIPNPLLANIKQHYPMAYDVTLAAVSSWGKYTPYTLSENEIGYLVLHIGVGLERHYNIGYERHPQVMLVCDTGNSTVRMIQAQIARKYPQLVMTRIVSLRDYEMLAHIDEDFVISNARIGEKNKPVVVMSPFPTDYQLEQLGKLVLVDRTKPYMLEKFFDAEHFMVLDEPLTQAELFSRVCGQLEREGYVGADFYPSVVEREAIVSTLLGEGIALPHSLGLLAKKTVVVTLLAPQGVAWGEGEIAHVIFLLAISKSDYEEAMAIYELFVTFVRERSMSRLLGSDSFDSFKAVALDCLSRS; encoded by the coding sequence ATGGTGCGATTTCCTTACCCGCGTTTGGCTTACTTGTTCGATGCTTTGCAAACCGAGACTTTGCCGCAGGATGAGCTGGCGAAGCGTTTCGCCGTGTCCACCCGCACGGTGCGGGCGGATATCACCGCGCTGAACGAGATCCTGGACAAATACGGCGCGCGCTTCGTGCATAGCCGCGGGGCCGGCTATCGTTTGCAGGTCGATAACGCCGCGCTGTTCAGCGCCCTGCAGCATCAGGAGCGCCGCAAACAGGTTACCCCGCGCAGTGCGCAGGAGCGGGTGCATTATCTGCTGGTGCGTTTTTTGACCTCAGCCTTCTCTCTCAAACTGGAAGATCTGGCCGACGAGTGGTTCGTCAGCCGCGGCACGCTGCAAAACGACATGGCTGAGGTGAGAGAGCGTCTGGCGCACTATCAATTGACGATCGAAACCAAGCCGCGCTACGGCATGAAGCTGTTCGGCGCGGAGATGGCGATCCGCGCCTGCCTGACCGATCTGCTGTTCCAGCTGCAGCTGGCCGACGCCGAGAACCCGTTGCTCAACAACGAGATCCTGTTGCAGCCGCAGGTGGCGGCGTTCGCCGGATTGCTGCACCCGCTGTTGTCGCAATATGCCATTCGCCTGACCGACGAGGGCGAGCAGTACCTGATCTTCTACTGCGCGGTGGCCCTGCGGCGCATCAACGACGGTTATCCGCTGCCGGACTTCGAGGTGGAGGACGGCGACGAGGCGGTGCGCCAGGTGTCGACCCGTCTGGCGGCGGAGCTGCGCGCGGTCTCCGGCAAAGAGATCTCGATGGCCGAAGAGGCCTATCTGCGGGTCAACATCGCCGCACGCCGCGTGCAGGACGTGCAACCGACCGAGATCAACGCCGACGATGAAGAAGCGTTGGTGGACTACATCCTGTCCTACATCAACGCACACTATAACTACAATCTGCAGGGCGACGAGCAGCTGCGGGCCGATCTGCTCACCCATATCAAGACCATGATTACGCGGGTGAAATACCAGATCAACATCCCCAATCCGCTGCTGGCCAACATCAAGCAGCACTATCCGATGGCTTACGACGTGACGCTGGCGGCGGTCTCCAGCTGGGGCAAATACACCCCCTATACCCTGAGTGAAAACGAGATCGGCTATCTGGTGTTGCACATCGGCGTGGGGCTGGAGCGGCATTACAACATCGGTTATGAACGCCACCCGCAGGTGATGCTGGTGTGCGATACCGGCAACTCGACGGTGCGCATGATCCAGGCGCAGATTGCGCGCAAGTATCCGCAACTGGTGATGACGCGCATCGTCTCGCTGCGCGATTATGAGATGCTTGCGCACATCGACGAAGACTTCGTGATTTCCAACGCCCGCATCGGCGAAAAGAACAAGCCGGTGGTGGTGATGTCGCCGTTCCCGACCGATTATCAGCTGGAGCAACTGGGCAAATTGGTGCTGGTGGATCGCACCAAACCGTACATGCTGGAGAAGTTCTTCGACGCCGAGCATTTCATGGTGCTCGACGAGCCGCTGACGCAGGCGGAGCTGTTCAGCCGGGTATGCGGCCAGCTGGAGCGGGAAGGATACGTCGGCGCGGACTTCTATCCGTCGGTGGTCGAACGCGAGGCGATCGTCTCCACGCTGCTGGGCGAAGGCATCGCCTTGCCGCACTCGCTGGGGCTGCTGGCGAAAAAGACCGTGGTGGTGACGCTGCTGGCGCCGCAGGGCGTCGCCTGGGGGGAAGGTGAGATCGCGCACGTGATTTTCCTGCTGGCGATCAGCAAGAGCGACTATGAAGAGGCAATGGCGATCTACGAGCTGTTCGTCACCTTTGTGCGTGAACGCTCAATGAGCCGCCTGCTGGGCAGCGACAGCTTCGACAGCTTCAAAGCGGTGGCGCTGGACTGCCTGAGCCGGAGTTGA
- a CDS encoding lactonase family protein, with translation MRNWQVPTRRSALFLALLAVTGPALHAEDAMNSTSSHFAYIGTYNPNGEGVYRVQVDPASGALSHATLVSNVPNPAQLTLSADGKTLYVASEVADFNGGKHGGITAYRINPADGALAQLNQVDSQGAGPVYLSSTPDGRHLLVANYVSGSVAAFPIEADGSLGAASSVQQQQGPAGAAKPAAAVNGSFAISDHNGPHAHMIASDPSGKFVFSTDLGLDRIYQWRFDAASGRLTPNDPPWIAASSAGAGPRHFVFHPDGDTVLLVNEEASTLTSYRFDRQKGTLKQLHAVSALPADYQGTSFASGLALSKNGGTLYVANRLHNSIAQFSVGAGGELKPVAETWTRGDYPRSLALSPDGRYLYALNQRSDNVTRFSVNPTDGKLSFVGGYLPIGSPSQMAFLPPAK, from the coding sequence ATGCGAAACTGGCAGGTTCCAACCCGACGCTCCGCGTTGTTCCTGGCGCTGCTGGCCGTGACCGGCCCGGCGCTGCATGCTGAGGATGCAATGAACTCCACGTCATCTCATTTTGCCTATATCGGCACCTACAATCCCAACGGCGAAGGCGTTTACCGGGTGCAGGTCGATCCGGCCAGCGGCGCGCTGAGCCACGCCACGCTGGTCAGCAATGTGCCGAATCCGGCCCAGCTGACGTTGAGCGCTGACGGCAAGACGCTGTATGTCGCCAGCGAAGTGGCCGATTTCAACGGCGGCAAGCACGGCGGCATCACCGCCTACCGGATCAATCCGGCCGATGGCGCACTGGCTCAGCTCAATCAGGTGGATTCGCAGGGGGCAGGGCCGGTGTATCTCTCCTCGACGCCGGACGGCCGCCATCTGCTGGTGGCGAACTACGTCAGCGGCAGCGTGGCGGCTTTCCCGATTGAAGCGGATGGCAGCCTGGGCGCCGCCAGCTCGGTGCAGCAACAGCAGGGGCCGGCGGGCGCGGCCAAACCGGCGGCGGCGGTGAACGGCAGCTTCGCCATCAGCGATCACAACGGCCCGCATGCCCATATGATCGCCAGCGATCCGAGCGGCAAGTTCGTGTTCTCCACGGATCTGGGGTTGGATCGCATCTACCAATGGCGCTTTGACGCCGCGAGCGGCCGCCTGACGCCGAACGATCCGCCGTGGATCGCCGCCTCTTCCGCCGGCGCCGGCCCGCGTCATTTTGTGTTCCACCCGGACGGCGACACCGTGCTGCTGGTGAACGAAGAAGCCTCGACGTTGACCAGCTACCGTTTTGATCGCCAAAAAGGTACTCTGAAACAACTGCATGCGGTTTCCGCGCTGCCCGCCGACTATCAGGGCACCAGCTTCGCCTCGGGGCTGGCGCTCAGCAAAAACGGCGGCACGCTGTACGTCGCCAACCGACTGCATAACAGCATTGCCCAGTTCAGCGTGGGCGCCGGCGGCGAGTTGAAACCGGTGGCGGAAACCTGGACCCGCGGCGATTATCCGCGTTCGCTGGCGCTGAGCCCGGATGGCCGCTATCTGTATGCGCTGAACCAGCGCAGCGATAACGTCACCCGCTTCAGCGTCAACCCGACGGACGGCAAACTCAGCTTTGTGGGCGGCTATCTGCCGATCGGCAGCCCCTCGCAAATGGCGTTCCTGCCGCCGGCGAAGTAA
- the dagF gene encoding 2-dehydro-3-deoxy-phosphogluconate aldolase — translation MKLQPNYYRDRVCLNVLAGSKANAQDIYAAAEGHVLVGVLSKNYPDVDSAVTDMLRYARLIENALSVGLGAGDPKQSAMVSLIAQQVQPQHVNQVFTGVGASRALLGQNDSVVNGLVSPTGRVGWVKISTGPLSAAAPDGIVPVETAIALLKDMGGSSIKYFPMGGLKCKDEYQYVAKACAEHDFMLEPTGGIDLENFEPIVEIALAAGVKRVIPHIYSSIIDAASGDTRPQDVKTLLAMTKTLVG, via the coding sequence ATGAAGCTGCAGCCTAACTACTATCGCGACCGCGTCTGCCTGAACGTGCTGGCCGGCTCCAAAGCCAACGCGCAGGACATCTACGCCGCGGCGGAAGGCCATGTGCTGGTGGGCGTGCTCTCCAAGAACTACCCGGATGTCGATAGCGCGGTGACCGACATGCTGCGCTATGCGCGCCTGATTGAAAACGCGCTCTCGGTCGGCCTGGGCGCCGGCGATCCGAAGCAGTCGGCGATGGTCAGCCTGATCGCTCAGCAGGTGCAGCCGCAGCACGTTAACCAGGTGTTTACCGGCGTCGGCGCCAGCCGCGCGCTGCTGGGCCAGAACGACAGCGTGGTCAACGGCCTGGTGTCGCCGACCGGCCGCGTCGGTTGGGTGAAGATCTCTACCGGCCCATTGAGCGCCGCGGCGCCGGACGGCATCGTGCCGGTGGAAACCGCCATCGCCCTGCTGAAAGACATGGGCGGCAGCTCCATCAAGTATTTCCCGATGGGTGGCCTGAAGTGCAAGGACGAATACCAGTACGTCGCCAAGGCCTGCGCCGAGCATGACTTCATGCTGGAGCCGACCGGCGGCATCGATCTGGAGAACTTTGAGCCGATCGTCGAGATCGCGTTGGCGGCCGGCGTGAAACGCGTGATCCCGCATATCTACAGCTCGATCATCGACGCCGCCAGCGGCGACACGCGCCCGCAGGACGTGAAAACCCTACTGGCGATGACCAAAACGCTGGTGGGCTGA
- a CDS encoding DgaE family pyridoxal phosphate-dependent ammonia lyase encodes MSSIYEKYGLKQVINTSGRMTILGVSTPRQDVIDAVDYGLNHYFEIKDLVNKTGAYIADLLNVEDAVIVSCASAGIAQSVAAVIVKDNANLLVNLHSAPVTVPREIVLPRGHNVNFGAPVDTMVALGGGKVVEAGYANECSPEQIEACITPQTAAILYVKSHHCVQKSILSVEQAAVVARKHNLPLIVDAAAEEDLMCYYQMGADLVIYSGAKAIEGPTSGLVIGKKQFVEWVKLQSGGIGRAMKVGKEGILGLTQAIESYLTLEKTTGQQMVERMTPFLDSLNTLTGVSAKTVWDSAGRDIARAEITFDEAVLGRSTYDIVQALKTGDIAIYFRGYKANEGKIEVDVRSVDEQQLMTVFSCIKNLFTEKQA; translated from the coding sequence ATGTCTTCGATTTATGAAAAATACGGTTTGAAGCAGGTGATCAACACCTCCGGCCGCATGACCATTCTCGGCGTTTCTACGCCGCGCCAGGACGTGATCGACGCCGTTGATTACGGCCTGAACCACTATTTCGAAATCAAGGATCTGGTCAACAAGACCGGCGCCTACATCGCCGATCTGCTCAACGTGGAGGATGCGGTGATCGTCTCCTGCGCCTCGGCGGGCATCGCCCAGTCGGTGGCGGCGGTGATCGTTAAAGATAACGCCAATCTGCTGGTGAACCTGCACTCGGCGCCGGTGACCGTGCCGCGCGAGATCGTGCTGCCGCGCGGTCACAACGTCAACTTCGGTGCGCCGGTGGACACCATGGTGGCGCTGGGCGGCGGCAAGGTGGTGGAGGCGGGGTACGCCAACGAATGTTCGCCGGAGCAGATTGAAGCCTGCATCACGCCGCAGACCGCGGCGATCCTGTACGTCAAATCGCACCACTGCGTGCAGAAAAGCATTCTGTCCGTCGAACAGGCGGCGGTGGTGGCGCGCAAACATAACCTGCCGCTGATCGTCGACGCCGCGGCGGAAGAAGATCTGATGTGTTACTACCAGATGGGGGCCGATCTGGTGATTTACAGCGGCGCCAAAGCCATCGAGGGGCCGACCAGCGGTCTCGTGATCGGCAAGAAACAGTTCGTCGAGTGGGTGAAGTTGCAATCCGGCGGCATCGGCCGGGCGATGAAGGTCGGCAAAGAGGGCATCCTCGGCCTGACGCAGGCGATTGAAAGCTATCTGACGCTTGAGAAAACCACCGGGCAACAGATGGTGGAGCGGATGACGCCATTCCTCGACAGCCTCAACACCCTGACCGGCGTCAGCGCCAAGACCGTCTGGGACAGCGCCGGCCGCGATATCGCTCGCGCCGAGATCACCTTTGATGAGGCGGTGCTGGGGCGGTCGACCTATGACATCGTCCAGGCGCTGAAAACCGGCGACATCGCCATCTACTTCCGCGGCTATAAGGCCAACGAGGGCAAGATTGAGGTCGACGTGCGCAGCGTCGACGAGCAACAGCTGATGACCGTCTTTAGCTGTATCAAAAACCTGTTTACGGAGAAACAAGCATGA
- a CDS encoding amidohydrolase/deacetylase family metallohydrolase, with product MYDLVIRGARLADDTLIDLAVKDGKIASVGRLAADVSAVRQLDLAGNCRLSAGWIDAHVHCYPESPIYHDEPDRVGVASGVTSVVDAGSTGADDIDAFYQLTRSAKTNVFAFLNISRIGLLRQNELAEMTDIDKREAGQAIANHPGFVIGIKARMSSSVVGKNGTRPLVLAKEIQQENRQLPLMVHIGNNPPDLDEIADLLTRGDIITHCYNGKPNRILTPAGTLRESIQRALRRGVLLDVGHGTASFSFEVARQAIKLGILPHTISSDIYCRNRMNGPVHSLATVMSKFFSVGLTLPQLIACVTENAASALQLSGKGRLEPGYDADFTLFELRREPQVFADAEGQTAEGERLLVPLAAVVAGEILLTEQGEASHVFDL from the coding sequence ATGTATGACTTAGTAATCAGAGGCGCCAGACTGGCGGACGATACGCTGATCGATCTGGCGGTGAAAGACGGCAAAATAGCCTCGGTGGGGCGGTTGGCGGCGGACGTCAGCGCCGTTCGCCAGCTGGATTTGGCGGGCAACTGCCGCCTGAGCGCCGGTTGGATCGACGCGCACGTGCATTGCTATCCCGAATCGCCGATTTACCATGACGAGCCGGATCGGGTCGGCGTCGCCAGCGGCGTCACCAGCGTGGTCGATGCCGGCAGCACCGGCGCCGACGATATCGACGCCTTTTATCAGCTGACGCGCAGCGCCAAAACCAACGTTTTCGCCTTCCTCAATATCTCGCGCATCGGCCTGCTGCGGCAGAACGAGCTGGCGGAGATGACGGACATCGACAAGCGCGAGGCCGGCCAGGCCATCGCCAACCACCCCGGCTTTGTCATCGGCATCAAGGCGCGCATGAGCAGCAGCGTGGTGGGCAAGAACGGCACTCGCCCGCTGGTATTGGCCAAAGAGATCCAGCAGGAAAACCGCCAGCTGCCGTTGATGGTGCATATCGGCAATAACCCGCCGGATCTGGACGAGATCGCCGATCTGCTGACCCGCGGCGACATCATCACCCACTGCTACAACGGCAAACCGAACCGCATTCTGACGCCGGCGGGCACGCTGCGCGAGTCTATCCAGCGCGCGCTGCGGCGCGGCGTATTGCTCGACGTAGGGCACGGCACCGCCAGCTTCAGCTTCGAGGTGGCGCGCCAGGCGATCAAGCTGGGCATTTTGCCGCACACCATCAGCTCCGATATTTACTGCCGCAACCGCATGAACGGGCCGGTGCACAGCCTGGCGACGGTGATGTCCAAGTTCTTCAGCGTCGGCCTGACGCTGCCGCAGTTGATCGCCTGCGTGACGGAGAACGCCGCGTCGGCGCTGCAGCTGAGCGGCAAAGGGCGGCTGGAGCCGGGCTATGACGCCGATTTCACACTGTTTGAACTGCGCCGCGAACCGCAGGTGTTCGCCGACGCCGAAGGGCAAACCGCCGAGGGTGAACGGCTGCTGGTGCCGCTGGCCGCGGTGGTGGCTGGGGAAATCCTATTAACCGAACAAGGGGAGGCAAGCCATGTCTTCGATTTATGA